CCTGTAGAACCTCTACCTTGAGTCCCTTCAGTTAGCTGTGGCTATCACGGCGCACAATCTTTTCCCTGTTGATGTATTTGTAACATCTGATACAAAATTACTAAATATCGCCGAAAAATACTTTAGGACTTTTAATCCTGAATAAGTTTCAGAGATAAGAAGGGCCTTACTTAAAAGTGCTTTATCCGGTTCTCATGAAGAACGCGGGGAGCTTGAAAAAGTAGGGGCGAAAAATTTTTCGCCCCTACGGTTTATCTGGTTCCTACGATCTTGGGAACAAGATAACACCTTCATTCACAATTAAGTATATTATTATGTTATTTTTGTTCCGCAGTGAGGGCAGAAAGCGGCAAGAGATTTTATTGAGGTGCCGCATTGAGTGCAGGTACTTATTACACCGATTTGAGATTCAAAGACAGGCGCTGCGGCTTTTGGTCTGCTATAGGTTACTTTTTCCTTGGCTTTTCCTGTTATCGTAACTTTATCATAAATGGCGTGGTTATTAATGGTGCTGTTATTTTTTGTTTGATTTGCTTTTTTCAGAAGGCCCTGAGGATGCATGACATCGATGTGATTATAATTATTTATTTTGTTAATCATGGCATCCTCCTCAGAAAATGGAGAATTTATTGAAATTTAATTTATTAAAATTCTAATACTATTTTTTAGAATATTCAATTGGATTTTTTATCTGGTCCGCACGGACTGTGGGTAACGAGAAAAAGTAGGGGCGAAAAATTTTTCGCCCCTACGGTTTATTAAGTAGCTGACTTCTTGTAAAATCCAGTGTTTCCTGCGAAAGTGGCGGGGTTGCTGAATGATGCGATGCAACATCTGCCCCCATGCGGTTTGCCAGTTCCATGGTTGCTTTAATATCCCAGCCAAGGGTGAAGCCGAACAGGATTCCGGCAGAGCATGCGTCACCTGCTCCTACAGGATGAGCTTCACCTTTAACCTTTCCTGACCGTGTTATGACAAATTCTCCATCCCGTTTTAGTACAAGGGTGCCCTGATCACCGCGTGTTACAATAACCACCTGCGCTTTAAACCGTGCAAGCAGCATCCCCATTCTATGTTTTATCCCTTCAGGGGAGTTATCTGATGTACAGGTTAAACCCAGTATATCCAGCATTATATTCAGTTCCCCATTATTTGCCTTTATGATTGTTGCTGCATTACAACTGTACTCAATTATTTCAGGTGAATAACATTTTTCTCCTGTAAGGGTGTTTTGCCTGAGATTTATATCATAAAGACATATTGCATGTTGTGGAAGAAACCCAAGAAAATGCCTGATGGTATTGCGGGATGTCTCATTTCTCTGTGCCAGGCTTCCAAAACATACTGCCGAACACCGTTCTGCAAGTTCTCTTAGCCCCGGGCTGTTTGGGATATAATCCCATGCAGTGTCAGCCTCTATCTGGTATCCTGGTTCACTGTTTCGCATAAAAACAGAAACAAGACCTGTCTTATGTTGATGATCCTTTTCTATATAAGCAGTCGATATCTTCTTTTTATTAAGTGTGTCAATGATCCTGTTGCCTCTTGTGTCAGTACCTATTGAACTCACAATATACCCCTTGCCAATACCCATCTGGCTGGCAAGCTGATGTGCATGAAAGGCAAAATTAAAAGGAGCTCCACCCAGAGTCTCTGTTTTGTCCTCAAATAGATCATAGAGGACTTCGCCGATACCTATGAAGGTTATATGATCTTTTTCTGATACAACTGATTTCATTCCAATACTCGCTAATGTAAAATCATATTTGCTATAAATGACAACTTATTGTCAATAGAAAGTACTATACAATTCAATATAATCTCTGATTTATCATCATGATATGAGCTACATATATTTACTGATTATGTATTGAAATCAAAGAGATAAATATTTCAGCAGACTTTCAGGTTTAATTTTCACTTTTCCTGACCCAAAATCGAAAAGTTGTATTGACAATTTCTTCATTGAATATGTAGTATCAGCCTCTCTATAGGAGCGGAGATGACTGAAAGCCATAATAAACAAGCCGGAAGAAATGCGGATGCAGAATCCCGCAAGACCAAGCATCGTCAGGTTTTTGAATATGTGCTGGCCGATATTGAGTCCGGGAGGCTCAAAGAGGGTGACCGCCTTCCATCAGAGGCAGAACTGGTAATTCAGTTCGGGGCATCGCGCCCTACTGTCGCCCGTGCGTTGCATGACCTGCAGAATATGGGGCTTGTTGAGCGGAAGGTCGGATCAGGCACCTATGTACACAAAACTCATGAGCAGGTTAGATCATGGCGTTTCGGACTATTGATACCCGGCCTTGGCACCACTGAGATATTTGAACCTATCTGTGGCCAGATTGCGCGTCTTGCACAGAAAAATCATCATACACTTCTATGGGGCGATTTTGGTGAAAAACAGGGTAACCCTGATCCTTTGCTGATTGAACAGGTATGTGAAAGCTATATAAGACAGTCGGTTGCGGGTGTATTCTTTGCTCCCTTGGAATTGAGTGAAGATAAAGATCGGATTAACCGGTCTGTCATATCCTCCATGAAATCGGCAGGCATACCCATTGTTCTGCTTGACCGTGATATAGTGCCTTTTCCACAAAGGAGCGGCCTTGACTTGGTGGGTATTGATAATCGTCTTGCAGGGTTTCTTATTACAAATCACCTTATCAGTCTGGGATGCAAAAGGATCGACTTTCTTGCAAGACCAGGCTCTGCGCCTACTGTGAGCCTGCGTATATCTGGATATCGTGAGGCGCTTATCAACAGCGGAGTAATACCCTCAAACGAATGGGTTCACAGCGGTGATCCTGCAGATCATAATTTTATTAAGGGTGTTATCAAGGATGGTGCAACAGCAATTGTGTGTGCAAATGACCTTACCGCCGCAAACCTGATGAAAACGCTTGATGCGCTTGATTATGCTGTACCGCAAAAAATCCGAGTGGCAGGCTTTGATGATGTGAGGTATGCGGAGTTGCTGAGCCCAGCCCTTACCACCATTCACCAGCCATGCACGGATATAGGAACCATTGCCATGCAGGTGATGCTTGAACGTATAGAAAATCCCATGCTTCCCCCACGTGATATACTGGTTAACCCTGCTCTTATTATAAGAAAATCATGTGGTGCTTAAGAAATATTCTGAAATAATCAGCGGCAGCCCTAACATGATAGTTATTGAATATACCTGGATAGATGAAGTAAAAAACATTTAAACACCTTTATAAATAAGGTAACAGAAGATAGTCATAAGGAATCACATAAGTGAAAAAAGCCCTTGAACTGCTTGCGCCTGCCGGTACCGCTGAAATAGGTAAGGCAGCCATTGACCACGGCGCTGATGCGGTTTATATCGGTGCACCAAAATTCAGCGCTAGGGCACAGGCAGGTAACAGCATTGATGATATTACCGGGCTGGTTCAGCATGCCCAACTGTTTAATGCAAAGGTCTATGTTGCACTGAATACAATCCTGACAGATGCTGAGATAGAGCAGGCTTTGGCACTGATTGGGTCACTCTATGAAGCAGGTATTGACGGCCTGATCATTCAGGATGTGGGGCTGCTTGAACTTGATCTTCCGCCTGTTCCACTGATCGCAAGTACCCAGATGCACAATACCACGTTTGAAAAGGTGAAATTTCTTGAAGAGGTAGGTTTCAAAAGGGTGATACTTGCAAGGGAGCTTTCATTAAATGAGATCAGGGCAATCAGAGACAGCACAAAGGTAGAGCTGGAGGTATTTGTTCATGGCGCTCTCTGTGTGTCATACAGCGGCCAGTGTTACATGAGCCAGTATGCATTCGGGCGAAGCGGAAATCGCGGTGTATGCGCACAGCCATGCCGCCACCAGTATACCCTCACTGATGGTAATAACAAAATGGTTATCAGGGATAAATACCTGCTCTCCCTTAAAGACATGAATCGTGTAAAGGCAATAGGTGATCTTGTTGCCGCAGGTGTAACCTCATTCAAGATAGAGGGCAGGTACAAAGAGATAGAGTATGTAAAGAATATCACGGCCCTGTACAGAGAGAATATTGATGAGTTTATTGCCCAAAATCCAGAATATTGTATGGCCAGCAGCGGCACATGCGCCTTTGGCTTTAAACCTGATCCTTTTAAAAGTTTTAACCGTGGGTTTACAGATTATTTTATTGATGGTGTACGTGAAAAGATGGGAACCCCTGATTCACCAAAATCCATGGGTGAGTTTATAGGCACAGTGGATAAGTGTGAAAGGGATTGTTTTAATATAAAAGGTCATGACCTTATAAATGGAGACGGCCTCTGCTTTTTCACCAGTGACCATGATCTGACCGGATGCAGGGTAGACAGGGTTGAAGGGGAGAGGGTTTTTCCAAACAGCATGGCCGATATTACTGAGGGTACTGCAACCTACAGGAATCTGGATATTGATTTTACCCGTACCTTAAAAGGTTCAACTCAATGCAGAACAATAGCGGTTGACATGGATTTTAAACAGGATGAAACAGGCATAAGGCTAAAGGTGGTAGACGAGGATGGTATAACTGTTGAGACCAGTGAGGCCTTTCCATTTGAGCCAGCACAAAAAACGGAACGTGCCCGTTCCACTATTGAGGCCCAGCTTATAAAGACAAAGGGTACCCCTTACAGGGTTAAATCAATATCTATCAGTCCTGGCCAGCCTGGTTTTATGCCCCTGAGTATTATTAATGATATCAGGCGGAGGGTCATTGAAAAATTAACCATTGCTCGTTTTGAACACTTTATAAGCAAAGGTGAAGAGGTCGTTCCAAAGGATGTATCATCCCCTGAAAAGGAACTTGACTACAGGGCCAATATCCTCAATACAAGGGCAATGGCATTTTATGAGCGTCACGGGGTAAAAGTAACAGAGATGGCCCTTGAGTCGGATGATGAGATCAGAAAAAATTATAAGACAGGCAGGGTAGTTATGACCACAAAGTACTGTTTAAGGTATGAACTTGATGCCTGCCTCAAATCAAAAGAGGGTAAGAGAAAAGGACTGGTTGAGCCATTGCGGATAAGCGACAGGCAGCATACCTACCGGCTTGAATTTGACTGCATGAATTGCCGGATGATGATTATTGTTGAAGGTGAGGTATTCGCAGCATCGGGCGAGAGTGACAAGAGATGACACAATCAAGACGACATCAGCCTGCGGGTGGCTTATCAATCCTTTATGAGGACAGGGATATCATTGTTGTAAATAAACCTGTCGGGCTTTTAACCATTGGCACTGACCGGGAAAAGCAAAAAACAGCCCACTTTACCCTCAACGATTATGTCAGGAAAGGTAACTCAAAATCCTCAAACAGGGTATATGTGGTGCATCGTCTTGACAGGGAGACATCAGGCATACTTGTTTTTGCAAAAAGCGAACAGGTGAAGATGTCCCTGCAGGATAACTGGGATAAGACTGAAAAGCACTACCTGGTTATCCTTCATGGTAATCTGAAGGAGAAAGAAGGCACCATATCTTCATATCTTATCGAAAACAGGGCTCTAAGGGTTTATTCGACTAAAGACTCTTTAAAAGGTAAACTTTCTCATACCGCTTATAAGGTCATTGAAGAGATAAAAGGATTCACCATGGTTGATGTTAATCTTATTACAGGCCGTAAACATCAGATTCGCGTACATTTTTCAGAAATGGGCCATCCTGTGGTTGGTGATAAAAAATACGGGCCGGATGAGACTGTATCAAAGAGGCTGGCCCTCCATGCCCGTTCTATTATGTTTAATCACCCGTTCACCCGTAAGCCAATGAGCTTTGACACAGGTGTACCTGAAGAATTTAACAGACTTTTTCGAAGGTTGAATATTTATACTGTTAAATCTTAAAAATAATAATAAATGTTAACCTATTGATTTTAGCTGCCTAGTGATATATCATTTCCTTAAAAATGGAAAGTAAGGAGGTAGGAAATGCTTACAAAGCTTACGGCAAAAAACCAGATCACTATACCCAAGGATGTTATATCAAGTCTTCCGGGTGTACAGTATTTTGATGTGAGTTATAGTGAAGGAAATGTCATACTTAAACCTGTCAAGGTTTATGATACAGACATTGACGGGATCAGATCAAAAATGAAGCAGCTTGGTATCTCAGAAAAAACTGTAGAAGAAGCGGTAATCTGGGCCAGGAAGAAATGATAAAGGTTGTTATCGATACAAATGTCCTTGTTTCAGCCCTTCTTTTTGATGGGACACCAGGTAAACTTGTCACACTCTGGAAAGAGAAATATATACTGCCCTTATGCTCAAAAGAAATTATGGATGAATATTTAAAGGTTCTTGCCTATCCTAAATTTAAACTCACTAATGTAGAAATAGAATATCTTATTACAGTTGAGATTTTGCCTTGGTTTCAACCTGTTACTGTCCGGAAAGGAAAGCCCTTTATTAAGAATGACCCGCAGGATGATTTTTTTATTTGGTGTGCTGTTGAAGGAGACGCGTATGCAATTATTTCAGGAGATAATCATTTATTAAGTATGAAAGAACCGCCAGTAACTGTTTTAACCATAAACGATTTTTTAAAATTTATAAGTAATGAAAGAGGGAAATAGAGATGAAGAAATTTATGAAAATTTTGCTGGCAATTGCTGGTATCATTATTTTGGCTGTTATTGTACTCGTAGTCATGTACTGGGACACAATAGGAATCATGCTTGGAAATAGAAAGGTTCAACCCCATACAGAGGTGGTTCGTGACATTGCAACTTCACCTGTTCAGCCGATTACAAAAGGAGAGGCAGACTGGATCAGTTGGCGCAATATCAGTGGTGATAACAGGAGCTATGTTTCAGGTATAAAAACAGACTGGTCAAACGGATTAAGGAAGGTCTGGGAGATAGATTACCTGTGTGATGGGGAGGACAGCGCAACATGGTCTGCGCCGATTGTGCAGGGTAACAGGCTTGTAGTCTGCGGACGTGATGGCAAAAATGACGTTGTATACTGTCTTAACCCGGAAGATGGTGGACTTATTTGGAAACAATCATACCAGGCTGAAACATCGAATGAATATGGTATGGGTTTCAGGGCAACCCCCTGGATTGATGATGACCGTGTGTATACCTATGGCAGGGGTGGCGATCTTGCCTGCTGGAATCTTTTAAACGGTGAAAAAATCTGGCATAAAAATGTACATGATGCAGGTGGTGAGGAGCCCACATGGGGGCTTTCATCATCCCCGCTTGTAACCGCTTCCCTTGTGATAGTTAGCGGTGGAGGAGCCGCCCGAACAATAGCATATAACAAGATGACAGGGGATATAATATGGAAGGCCGGGCAGGGTCTGGCAGGGTATGCTGCAATTACCATGATGGAGATTGATGGTGAACCGGTGGTTCTTTCATTTCATGGAAAGGGGCTTGCTGCAATTACCATTAATGATGGAAAGGTACTGTGGGACATTGAATGGCAGACATCATATGATGTTAATGCCACCACACCGGTTATAAAAGACAATCTTGTATTCATCACCTCCGGTTATAAAACCGGCTGTGAACTCTTAAGAGTTACTAGATCAGGTGCAGAGGTGGTGTGGAAAAATAAAGAATTTGCATCACACCATTCAGACCCATTCATTATCGGTGACCATATATATGGTTATTCTGGTGACAGTATGCAGAACAAGGGCCATTTCAAGTGCCTTGAGCTTGAGACCGGTGCAGAAAAATGGAGCACAAAAGAGATGGGGTGGGGGACATGTATTGCCGTTGAGGATTACCTTTTATGTAAAGATGTCAAGGGCAGCCTGTATCTTATGAGGCCTGATCCTGAAAAATTTGTAAAGGTTGCGGAACTGCCAAAGATATGGGGCAAGGTGAGCGGGGCAACATGGACAAAACCCATACTGGCTAACGGCAGGTTATACCTGAGATTCAAACAGGGGTTGATATGCCTTGATATAAAGTTAGTATCATAACTACATGGCATCAATCCCCATGCTGATAATGGTCCCGGTCAGATCACTGCCACTGGTCTTGATTACCGATACCCTTTCGTGACTCAGTTTAACCTCATCAACTAGATACTGTTTGATCGCAAGCGCCCTTTCTTCAGCAATGGATATCAATTTATCATCACTGATCGTCAGTGCCTTTAAAATATCATCATGGATCTCTTTATAAACCGTATTATCATTAACCTGTGTCTCTGATCCCTGTGCGCGTTCCTGTACCTTTTCAGCTCCCTCCGCCGTGGTGCTCTTTTCCAATCTTTCTTTAACACCTGACAGGCCCATCTCATTATTTATTGCCTCCAGTGCGGCACGATTTTCTGCGATCTCCCATAACTCCTGCGATTTCAACTCATCTTCTAGCGCTGATACTTCAATGGCCCGCTTGTTAGCAATCATCTGTTTGAGTTGACCCCTCTTAAGCGCGGCAACATCCTCAGACCTTGAGGCATTGCCCTTTATGGAAAGAGAGAGCTGAGGCCTTTGATTGAGCGCATCAGCAAGTTTATTGAGGTTATCTTTACCTGCCTGATTCAAGAGAGAACTGCCCGGTTCAAATAAAATCTCCCCCATGTCATCGCCTCCGCCCGGTATCAGGGAGCCGAGGAGTGTAAAAGGAGATGCAGCCGCCTTTACTATTATATTTACTAGGGTCTTTATTATAATGCCTGCAACACTGAAGCCAGGGTCATCAAGGTCTCCAGATACATTTACATCAAGATCAATCACACCGGATATGTCACGCAGGAGGGCAAGTCCAAGACCCACAGGCGCATTAACAACGGGCTCAACAGCAAGCTTTTCACCCAGATAGAGATTTTTTGCGTTTATGTTGTTGTCGCCCTTTAATTTACGGTCATGAAGCGCATAATCAAGGTCAAGAGAGAGTTTTCCGCTTTTAAGATAGTTGCCTATATAGACACCAGAATAGGGTGAGAGGTGTGTCATCTCCAGTCCTTTGAGTGTGCTTTTAAATGCGAACCCGGGTTGACGGCTTATTGGATCAAGAGTGCCTGTGACAGTAAAAGGGGCGTATTTATCTATTTCAGCCTTGAATGAAAATGGTGATGGGTCTGTTGCCTGTGAACCTATTTGATCTATGCTCAGGGCCATATTATACATGCCTGTCTTGTATTCTGGTTTAACACTTTTATCTGAAAATAGAACAGTGCCATTACTCAAACTGACTTTATTTATTGCAAACTCCCACGGCTCTGATTCGACTGGTTTAGCATTTGAGGGCTCATCACTCTCTATTTGCTCCTTCTCTTTTACCATGCCTGCAAGGTTAATGACCTTTTTATCAGAGAGACTGACAGCAAGGTCTGGCTTTACAAGGCTGATTGATGCAACTGTAATTTTTCTTTTATCAACCTCTGCTTTTATATCATCAAGCATTAATCTGTTAAAACTGAAGAGAGGATTATTTGAACGCAGATCCCTGATCTTTAAGTTGTCCACGCCCATGCTGGCGGCTGCATTGATTGAGGTCTTTCCGTCATTTTTAACTGACACATTTCCATCTGCAAAAAGGTTTCCATCCGCTATCGTGAGCCATGTGATTGCTTCAAGATATTTTGTGAAGGGGTTAAGGAGGAATTTATCAAGCTTATATTTCAGCTCCATTGAAAAGGGTGACGGGCTTAAAAGGCCATCAATATTTATCTCCCCATTATTGTTAAGGATGGCATCAAGATTAATTGAAATCCTGCTTTCAGGGGCAAGGGATATATCCTTTAAATCCAGATTGATCCCTGAGAGCGTATGTTTTGTGTTTATTTTTTCGTTCTGGTCTTCAAAATCAATGGTGCTGTTTTTAAGGGAGAGCTGTTTCACCAATATATCCCATGGTATAACCTCTTTTTTTGTATCAATGGAGACCTTTTCCTGTCCTGTGTTCTCCGGTTTATCGGGAGGAATCAGTGCCTCATACCTTGCCTTTCCCTCTTTATCAATCCACTGATTTAAAGCCAGCCTGTCCAGAAGCACCTCTTCAACCATTACCTTATGCCCTGTAATATCAACAGTGAAATTTTGAATGCCAATATCCCCTGCGCTCAGCATGGTTGGGTCAGGATAAGGGTCATTAATGCCAAGATCCTTTATTGCAAGGTTCCCTTTATCTATTTTAAAAATGAAATCAGTATCATTTTTAATATGGATATTTGTATCAAATGAAAGCGTTCCTCTCCCTATTTTAAGGGGAAGGATATTTTCAAGAAATTTGCTCAGGCCGGCCAGATTAATATCCTTTGCACCTATACTTCCTTCCATATACAGAGGATCTATCCTGTAATCGCCCTTAAGCAGCAGCTCTCCTCCTTCCTGATCTTTTGCATTTATGGTAAATGGATTCAGATGCTCGTCACCTGTGGCAAAATATAATTCTTTCACCTGGATGGATATATCATTAAGGTTTGCTGTCGCAGGGTCAGCAGTGCTTTTATCAATATATTTGAATGATCCTTTATTGATGGATGTGTTAAACAATTTAATTGCAATTGGTCTTTTACCTTTTTTTACTTCTTTCTCTTTGCCAGAACCAGATGATGACAGCTTTTCAATTATATTGCTGAAATTGAAACCTGTTTTGAGTTTAACTATATTAATACGTGAGTTATCCAGAGACAGTTCGTCAAAGGCTATTCCAAATAAAAAAACAGACTTCCATAAACCAAAATCAACAAGCAGATTATCCCATGCTGCAAGAGCTCCGTCATTTGAATCGGAGACTGAGAAATTCTCTATTTTTAAGGATAGCTTGAAAGGATTGAAACGGATATCGCCTGCGGTTATCTCTCTACCTATCAGGGTTGAGACATCGGTCTCCAGTGTCTTTTTAAGTTTACCGGGCAGGTAAAACCAGGAGAGGGAGAGGTAAACAAGATATAAAAACAGACATGAAGCTAATACCCATTGATACCACTTGATAAGCTTTAACCGGGTTTTTATTGTACTCATGGCGATCCCTCTGTGTAATTATTAATGAACTGTTACTTTAAGCCCCATCTCCTCCAGGATATTTTTTAATGACTGGATCTTTTCGTCAGAAGGGACAGGTGCCTGAGCCACCTTTTTATTATTACTGATCCTCTGGTGTTTCATAACCCCCAGGTTATGGTAGGGCAACAACTGTATAACTGTTACTGCATCACCAAGTGACTTGCAGAACTCCCCAGTCTCGCGTATGTTTTCCTCTGAGTCATTGAACCTTGGTACCACAGGTATCCTTACCTGAATCTTCCCGCCTGCATCTGCAATCCTTTTTGCATTTTCAATGATTATCTCGTTTGGTACGCCTATTACCTGCTTATGCTGGTCACTTCTCATATGCTTAAGGTCATAAAGAAAGAGGTCAGTGTATGGCAGTACCGCATCAATATTTTTTGTACTGGAAAAACCTGTTGTGTCAAGTGCAGTGTGGATTCCCTTTTCTTTTAATGACTTAAGGAGCGCCACTGTGAATTCAGGCTGTGAAAGCGCCTCACCGCCAGATATGGTGACACCTCCGCCGGACTGATCATAAAAGGGCTTATCCCTTACAAGCTTTTCTGTAAGCTCTTCAACTGTATAATCTGTACCGCACATATAGAGTGCGTCAGGGTAACAGACATTAGCGCATGCGCCACAGTTGTCACATAAATTTCTATCTATATCAATAAGCCTTATATCCTCTTTTGTTACCATGTGCTGTATGACTGTGCCCGGGGTTATGGCGCCTTTGGGGCAGGCAGATAAGCATTTCCCGCATTTATCAATGCCAATGCACCGCATGGAGATCCAGCTCAGTTGTGTATAAAACTCCTGTGATTCAGGGCTGTGACACCAGGGGCAGCGCAGGGGGCAACCCTTTAAAAACACAGTTGTGCGTATGCCAGGGCCATCCTGTACTGAAAAGCCCTGTATGTCATATACCTTGCCGGTGATAGCCACTAGAAATTGAACTCCGTTCTCTTTATTATATCTTCCTGGCTCTCCTTATACAGCTCTACAAAATAGGCGCTGAATCCGGCAATGCGCACCACAAGGTCCCTGTAATCATGAGGCCGCTCCTGTGCCTTTCTCAATACATCAGCGCTAACAATGTTAAACTGCATCTCCATGCCGCCAAGGCCGAAGTAGGTTTTAATAAGCGCCTTGAGCTTTTCCTTACCCTGTTCATTTCTTACTGCTGTGGGGTGAAAGCGCAGGTTTAATAGTGTGCCGTTCCCGAATTTCTTCTGATCAATGGCAGAGACCGATCTTACAGTTGCTGTGGGCCCGTTCTTATCAAGCTGCTGAACAGGTGATATGCCGTCACTTAAGGGCTCACCCCTTTTTCTTCCATCAGGAGAGGCGGAAGTCATCAAGCCAAAGAGGATGTGTGCTGTTACCGGGTAGAGCCCTGCTGAATACCTGCCCCTGTATCCTGTGCCCGAGTTAATGGCATTTGCATATATATCAGATGCCCATGTGGCAAACTGATCCGCATACTCGTTGCCATTGCCATAATGGGGCGACTCTTTTAATATCCGCTGTCTTAAATCTTCCTTTCCTTCCCAGTTTGTCATGATGGCATCATAAAGCTCCTTCGCGCCTATGAGCTTTTTATCAAAGACCATGTATTTTACTGCCGCAAGGCTGTCTGTTATATTGCCTATGGCAATGCCGGCATTGCCTGTGGAGTTGTATTTTGCACCCCCCTTCATTACATCCTTACCCTTTTCCATGCACCCGTCTATTGTTGCGGAGACAACTGGAAGTGGCATATGCTCTGAAGCAACATATTCAAAGGTGTTTATGAGACTTATGTGCCATTTTGCAAAGTATTCTATCTGCCTTTTAACTGCATCCAGCACCTCATCAAAACTCTTCATCTCATAGAGATATCCTGTGGGTAAACCTGTCTGGCCGCTCATACTGCCGTCAAAACCGGGCATGGGGTTATAACCATTATTGATTGCCAGGATGAATGCATTAAGCAGGTTGAAAAAGGACTCTGTACCTGTTCCGCCAGGTGCTGCCCATTCATCTCCGCAACTCTGCGGTTCAACACATCCTATCAGGCAGTAGTTTCGTGCGCTCTCTATGGGC
The sequence above is drawn from the Desulfatiglans sp. genome and encodes:
- a CDS encoding DUF748 domain-containing protein, with translation MSTIKTRLKLIKWYQWVLASCLFLYLVYLSLSWFYLPGKLKKTLETDVSTLIGREITAGDIRFNPFKLSLKIENFSVSDSNDGALAAWDNLLVDFGLWKSVFLFGIAFDELSLDNSRINIVKLKTGFNFSNIIEKLSSSGSGKEKEVKKGKRPIAIKLFNTSINKGSFKYIDKSTADPATANLNDISIQVKELYFATGDEHLNPFTINAKDQEGGELLLKGDYRIDPLYMEGSIGAKDINLAGLSKFLENILPLKIGRGTLSFDTNIHIKNDTDFIFKIDKGNLAIKDLGINDPYPDPTMLSAGDIGIQNFTVDITGHKVMVEEVLLDRLALNQWIDKEGKARYEALIPPDKPENTGQEKVSIDTKKEVIPWDILVKQLSLKNSTIDFEDQNEKINTKHTLSGINLDLKDISLAPESRISINLDAILNNNGEINIDGLLSPSPFSMELKYKLDKFLLNPFTKYLEAITWLTIADGNLFADGNVSVKNDGKTSINAAASMGVDNLKIRDLRSNNPLFSFNRLMLDDIKAEVDKRKITVASISLVKPDLAVSLSDKKVINLAGMVKEKEQIESDEPSNAKPVESEPWEFAINKVSLSNGTVLFSDKSVKPEYKTGMYNMALSIDQIGSQATDPSPFSFKAEIDKYAPFTVTGTLDPISRQPGFAFKSTLKGLEMTHLSPYSGVYIGNYLKSGKLSLDLDYALHDRKLKGDNNINAKNLYLGEKLAVEPVVNAPVGLGLALLRDISGVIDLDVNVSGDLDDPGFSVAGIIIKTLVNIIVKAAASPFTLLGSLIPGGGDDMGEILFEPGSSLLNQAGKDNLNKLADALNQRPQLSLSIKGNASRSEDVAALKRGQLKQMIANKRAIEVSALEDELKSQELWEIAENRAALEAINNEMGLSGVKERLEKSTTAEGAEKVQERAQGSETQVNDNTVYKEIHDDILKALTISDDKLISIAEERALAIKQYLVDEVKLSHERVSVIKTSGSDLTGTIISMGIDAM
- a CDS encoding glycyl-radical enzyme activating protein produces the protein MAITGKVYDIQGFSVQDGPGIRTTVFLKGCPLRCPWCHSPESQEFYTQLSWISMRCIGIDKCGKCLSACPKGAITPGTVIQHMVTKEDIRLIDIDRNLCDNCGACANVCYPDALYMCGTDYTVEELTEKLVRDKPFYDQSGGGVTISGGEALSQPEFTVALLKSLKEKGIHTALDTTGFSSTKNIDAVLPYTDLFLYDLKHMRSDQHKQVIGVPNEIIIENAKRIADAGGKIQVRIPVVPRFNDSEENIRETGEFCKSLGDAVTVIQLLPYHNLGVMKHQRISNNKKVAQAPVPSDEKIQSLKNILEEMGLKVTVH